AAATGATGGCTAAATTGATAAGAGCATCGACCACTTCGATGACATCGGTACCAAAACCATTGAAATTCATGAGACCTCATTATGAAACTATGAAGAATTTGTACAAGCAAATGCCCGATGAAAAGACTAGATATCTATGCGCCGATATTATATCAGTGCTGTCCATGACAATGGGAAGCGGCAAAGATTGTCTGGCTTATAGATTTTTATGCGATAGGTCGCAAAAGATAGGCGAATGGGGTCATGAATATGTACGTCATCTTTCGGGTGAAATAGCAGCTCACTATTTAGATACATCGGGAGAATTCCGTTCACAGTTGATTGAATTGGTTAAACAGATTATCCCTTACAATATGGAACATAATGCTGAGGCCGATGCTTGTGATTTACTTGTTGAAATAGATCATTTGCACTTGTTGCAAGACTATGTTGATGAGTCGGCCTACCCACGCGTATGCTTGTATTTGCAATCATGTTATCCCTATGTTGCTGAACCAGATAATACCATCATCTTGGAAACAGCTTTACAACTATCGCGTAAATTCAATCAATATACTCAGGCCATGCGTTTGGCATTGATGCTCAACGATATGGATAAGATTACAGAAATATTCAAGGAGACCAAAGACGCTGCTGTCCAGAAACAGTTGGCCTTTATGTTGGCACGCCAGCAAGTTTGCTTGGAATTGGATGAATCATTCCCCGATTATGATGATTTaatggaaattatgtcaaatgcaAATTTGAATAAGCATTTCCTGAATTTGGCCCGAGAATTGGATATTATGGAACCCAAGACACCAGAGGACATATACAAATCCCATTTGGATAATGCCAGAACTAGATTTGCATCAATACAGGTGAGACATATAATGCTGATTGTTAAATTTCTCTTTATTCATCCTATGATTAACAGGTGGATTCTGCCAAACAAAATCTAGCTGCCAGTTTTGTAAATGGCTTCGTAAATGCTGGTTTTGGTGTGGATAAACTTCTATCCGAAGATGGCAACAAATGGCTCTATAAGAACAAGGAGCATGGCATGTTATCGGCAACGGCTTCATTGGGTCTCATTCTTCTGTGGGATGTTGATGGAGGTTTGACAATGATTGACAAATATTTGTATTCCACTGAAGACTATATCAAATCTGGAGCCTTGTTGGCCTGCGGCATTGTAAATTGTGGCATACGCAATGAAGTTGATCCTGCCCATGCTTTACTTTCCGATTATATTCATAATCAAAACACCTCTATGCGCATAGGTGCTATCTTGGGTCTGGGAATAGCTTATGCTGGCTCAAATCGTTCAATTGTCATTGATACCCTGAAGACAGTGTTCACTACACCTCCAAGTATTGAGATTATGGGCATCACTGCACTTTCGCTAGGTCTTATTGGCGTTGGATCCTGTAATGCAGAGATCACAGAAattttgttacagaccataatgTTCCTGACAAAATCCGATTTGAAGGACACATTTGCCCGCTTTTTATTCCTGGGTCTGGGTCTTCTTTATCTGGGTCGTCAAAAGGCAACTGAAGCCGTTATGCTAACCTTAGAGGTTGTAGAAGAACCCTATAAATCCATGGCCACAACCATGGTCGATATTTGCGCCTATGCTGGCACCGGCAATGTTTTGAAGATCCAAAATCTTCTACATATTTGTTCAGACCACTATGAGACATCGGCTAGCAGCGAAGGCGATGATAAGAATAAAAAGGATAAGAACAACAAAGATAAGGTAAATCGGAGTTCTTGTGTATAGAAAGACAATGGattataaatatattctcttgtttttgttttaggaAAAGGCTGAGAAAGAAAAGGAAAAATCAGAGAAAGATCTTTCCGCAACTCAATCAATTGctgttttgggtattgcccttaTTGCTATGGGTGAAGATATAGGTGCCGAAATGGCTTATCGTTCATTTGGAAATTTGTTGCGTTATTGTGAGCCTTGTATACGCCGGGCTGTACCTCTAGCCTTGGGTCTTATATCTGCCTCCAATCCTAAACTTAATATTTTGGATACATTAAGTAAATTCTCCCACGATAGTGATGCTGAAGTTGCCCATAATGCCATATTTGCTATGGGTCTTGTTGGTGCTGGCACTAATAATGCCCGTTTGGCTGCTATGCTACGTCAATTGGCTCAATACCATTCAAAGGATCCCAGCAATTTATTCATGGTCCGCATTGCACAGAGTTTAACACATTTGGGTAAAGGTACCCTTACTCTCAGTCCCTACCACAGTGATCGTCAACTTATGAATCCAATGGCAGTGGCTGGTCTAATGGCTGCTTTGGTGTCATTGCTCGATGTCAAAAATCTTATATTGGGTCGTTCACATTATCTTCTATACACGTTGGTTCCTGCCATGCAAGCTCGCATGTTGGTTACATTCGATGAAGATCTTAATCAATTGCAAGTGCCCGTACGTGTCGGTATGGCCATAGATGTTGTGGGTCAAGCTGGTAAACCCAAAACTATCACAGGCTTCCAGACTCACACAACTCCCGTCCTATTGGCAATGGGTGAACGAGCAGAATTGGCCACAGAAGAGTATATAGCTCTAACGCCCATTATGGAAGGTTTTGTTATACTtaagaaaaatccaaattacgTAAAATAAGAGACCCATATTTACTGCTGCACTAGAAACAGAAATTATAATGTAATGTGGTACGAGCAACCAACCCATTATGTATTTTTGCTTTTAATCGATTTCTAATATTAACTTTATGTGTGAGGCTTACGTTACTTTAAAAGCCTTATCCATTACACatctaaaaaaaacaaagagaaaataagaaaaatatgtgGATGTTATCATTTCATATTAACGATTAATTTAATACCATCATGTCCCATTTACCTTCGcggacataaaaataaaaattattttttttttttatagagaaataaattctaatgtatttctttttaaatacaTGAGGGTAAGAGACCATGGAGCAATGGGGGCACAACTTCTTAGTATTTTaactttgaaaatttctaatagataTGAAAATACTGTAACATCTAGGTCTAAATCGTCGTATCAAAaactattttgtcaacattttatttctattgaaaattttgtcaaaattttatttctatagaaaattttgtcaaaattttattcctatatatgtcaaaatagtatttctatggaaaattttgtcaaaatgttatttcttcagaaaattttgtcaacattttatttctaaagaaaattttgttaaaattttatttctatagaaaattttgtcaaaattttatttctatcgaaaatttgtgaagtacctcatagttggagaggaatattttgtaaaatctactaaaccataaagaattctaccaaacaaacaaaaatctacaatttgtgGTAGAATGCTACTAACTGACAAACGTGGTTACGACACACATTCACAGATGAAGTGGAACTACACAGTTTCACACAAGTTtcatacccctgagttttttACTCTTGACTAAACCTGTTTCTTGTTGTTTACAACCCacatcaaaaaaatcttcttgaaaattaacaaatactttgtttttcaaactaatttactaaaactaaatgatatgatatatgtatattttttaaaattttattacttaaagaaaatataaaatttttaacagtatgtgtgagactgtgtaggttaggttaggatataAAAGATGCAAATATACTAAATCTAGGAGGATTTCGGCCAAAATCCTCTTTCATGTGGATTTCGTGCCTAGTGCGAACGCCTTAGTATTATGGCGGCACGGTATTCCGTCGTAGAGAGTACTTTTGGTTGGTGGCGGCGGCTGACAAAAAAATACGTGGCGACGGCTCGAAGCCGGCTTAAAGCCGATAGGTTTTGGCGAAATCGGCGGCTTcaatgaaacaaaaatgttttctggttatcttgttatatttttgaatatatCATGGTTGTCATGTATGAGTAACACATTCTTTACAGTGTTTGGATTTAAGCGTGATCTTTTAGTTGTTATTATAGCTCCTGCACTAGAAAAAGCTTCTTTGGATGAAGCACTATGCTCAACACCTTTTGAGCACTATGCTCAACACCTTTTGAGCTAATTTTGCCAATTTCGGGAAATTCTAAATTTAAGCaagagaaaaagaaaatttataaaacttcGAAAAAAGGACTTACACGTCGAAATATCTTTTAATCTTTACGTCTAGGCTAACATATTAGTCTTTTGAAGTTTATGCTATAAATGAGAGAACTTCGTCCTTTGCAGTGTTTTCAGAACACTGAAAaactgaaaattaaataaataaatattttttcggtgtaacaCAAATATTACGAAAAAATTGCGTATATCTtggttcaatttaatttttgctttacttagaaaatcgaattttgtttttaataataattggtAATCTGCGATATCCTTTTGTTGCTCGTTCTTTTAGTCGACTTCAGATTCATCAGAATCTTGTATCCTGGAGCGTTTAAAAAACTTgtgtaatttttgatttttctgcCATTTCTTTTTCACACGGTTTCAAAATGATTGTTTACGCTTTAGAATATCTGTACAATTTTTGatctaccaatttttgagtCACCAATTGTTCACTTTTCACTTTACTATACATACATTGAACTTAAAGTAGTACGTAAGTGCGTCATCTCCGTAAACAGTATCATTACCCTACAAATACGGTACGTTTTCACAGTAAATGAATATGAAATGTGCATTAAAACTGAAcagtaaataattaaaaacattcCTGCGaacttataaaataatttagagtttacactttttatttaaaaactgcaaaaaacgcatttttatgaaaatctcgcTAGCCGAAGCCGGCTTGAAGTCGGCTGGCGCAAGACTCTGTTCCGTCGTCGATTTTAGGCTTCCAATAAGAAATATACGTAAATACGTGTTCGCCTGCCGCCTATTgcaatggttatatttacacacttaatttgacgacacgccgctagccgtcacgatattccgtcgcggattttgagctttccataagaaatacacgtaaacatgtacacgcctaccgcctatcgttaTGGTTATATTTGCACACTAATGCTACTTATTAATGAGTACCTGGTACTCGTTGTGAGtaccaaaatctttgaaaaacagCTGaccataaaacacaaactatttgcaATTGTTTTGAACAATTTGgtttatttctgttttaaaaatgtatagctATGGAGATTCCATTCTCTTTGATGGAGTCTCCGATGTGTATTTAGTCAGTATTGCTACGGCACTTTTGTCATTTATTATTGCGTACTATTACATCAATTTTCCAAAAGAGGAAAATGTAAGAGATACCCCATTGGATTGGGATTGTAACTAccacagaaaataaaatttcttcttctATCATCCAACGTATTAAGGGCCTAGAAATTGACCAGACACAGAATCATTCACAAAGTCCAGGGGAGACAGAAGATGAATACCTGGATGAAGATTACATGCAAAGTGATGATGCTGGCTCTGAAATGGAAAGTCATTACAAGGCTAAGGACCAAGGCGATAGTGATGGTGTAATGCACAATTTCGATAGTACAACTGACTGTGATACTGattatgatgatgacgatgatgaagaATTGCCCATTGATGGCTTAGTTGGTAAATTGAAATCTCAAAGGGTTAAAGAGCTTGAAGCTAAATTAACCAGGGAACAACTTGAAGAGGAAAGGAGGTATATAAAAAACGAAACATTGTTTCACATAGGTCCATATTATGCTAAAAACACATTTCTCTTCCAGAGTTGAAAGGGAGCAGTTGGCTGCAATATTTGAGCTATTGAAGAAGCAAGAAGCCGAGTTAAATATGCAGGAAATTGGAGAAAATGAGCTAAATGCTCAATTGAGTCTATATCGTTAACCCTCCTTAGCACAAGAATTTATAAATTGGGGTTTTATTAAACGAACCATACGATACAAAGATTGCGTAAACTTGAACCACCTTTATAGCTTGTAGATTATTAAATGTTGATAGTGTAAATTTACATAGATAAGTGTTGACTTTATTTAAAGTATAAAAATTCTTAGCTGTAAGGCCTTAGATTCCCCTATATaatcccccatgttccgatattcggaatcgcaaatcgctaaattttcatttggccataatttcttaaccctgaaacttttatatttaaatcttggtagttaatatatttttctttaatgagaagttcaaattaaaattgtatttgaaaccgagagtatctctattttttctttacaagaaaaataaattcttgctatttgcgattccgaattttGGAGCATGGGGGGAATAACTGTTTTTGATGTGATTGacattttcgttattttaatcatGCCTTTATGCTAAGCCACAATTAGCATTTCTATTTGCATTTTCCCAACTATTGATTGATATACACATACATAAGTAAACCCTTAATGCCTTAGTATAGATCATAATTTTGTATGAGAATATATATTcgtaatatttcatatttagtTTATTTAGATGCCTTTTGTGAATCCCTTTTAATCCATTGCTTTGTCAGATTTTATGTACTTACATGTTTGTATACtccgagtttttttttgttttttaaagaaacaaaactaaaatcttcATCTAATCCATATTGTTTAATTTCTGTGGCACATAttccagatgagttagcaacgtTGTCATGAAATTTCGGGATTAAGTTGTCGGCATAGGGAATGAGTGTTCCAGATTTAATAGGGACTATacgcaattttcagaaaatgaccaaagaaataaaattttgacaaaattttctatagaaataaaattttgacaaaattttctatagaaataaaatgttgacaaaattttctatagaaatgaaataaaactttgcaaaaattttctatagaaataaaattttgagaaaattttctacagaaacaaaattttgaaaaatttttctatagaaataaaattttgacaaaattttctatagaaataaaattttgacaaaattttctatagaaataaagttttcacaaaattttctatagaaataaaattttgacaaaattttctatagaaataaaattttgacaaaattttctatagaaataaaattttgacaaaattttctatacaaataaagttttgacaaaaattttctatagaaataaaattttgacaaaatttgctatagaaataaaattttgacaaaattttctatagaaataaaaatttgacaaaattttctatacaaataaagttttgagaaaattttctataaaaaataaagttttgacaaaattttctatagaaataaaattttgacaaaattttctatagaaataaaattttgacaaaattttctatacaaataaagttttgacaaaaattttctatagaaataacattttgacaaaatttgctatagaaataaaattttgacaaaattttctatacaaataaagttttgacaaaaattttctatagaaataaaattttgacataattttctatagaaataaagttttgacaaaattttctatagaaatcaaattttgacaaaatgtttctatagaaataaaattttaacaaaattttctatagaaataaacttttgacaaaattttctatagaaataaagttttcacaaaattttctatagaaataaaattttgacataattttctatagaaataaaattttgacaaaattttctatagaaattaagtttcgacaaaattttctatagaaataaaattttgacaaaattttctatagaaattaagtttcgacaaaattttctatagaaataaaaatgtttgacaaaattttctataaaaataaaattttgacaaaattttctatagaaataaaattttgacaaaattttctatagaaataaaattttgacaaaattttctatagaaataaaattttgagaaaattttctacagaaataaaattttgacaaatttttctatataaataaaattttgacaaaattttctatagaaataaacttttgacaaaattttctatagaaataaagttttcacaaaattttctatagaaataaaattttgacataattttctatagaaaaaaaattttgacaaaattttctatagaaattaagtttcgacaaaattttctatagaaataaaaatgtttgacaaaattttctatagaaataaaattttgacaaaattttctatagaaataaaattttgacaaaattttctatagaaataaaattttgacaaaattttctatagaaataaaattgtgacaaaattttctataaaaataaaattttgacaaaattttctatagaaataaaattttgacaaaattttctttataaattaaattttgagaaaattgttccatagaaataaaattttgacaaaattttctatagaaataaaatttggacaaaattttctatagaaataaaattttgacaaaattttctatagaaataaagttttgacaaaattgtctatagaaataaaaatgtttgacaaaattttctatagaaattaagttttgacaaaattttctatagaaataaaaatgtttgacaaaatgttctatagaaataaaattttgacaaaactttccatagaaataaaattttgacaaaactttctacagaaataaaattttgacaaaattttctatggaaataaaaatgtttaacaaaattttctatagaaataaaattttgacaaaattttctatacaaataaagttttgagaaaattttctataaaaaataaagttttgaataaattttctttataaataaaattttgagaaaattgttcaatagaaataaaattttgacaaaattttttatagaaataaaattttgacaaaattttctatagaaataaaattttgacaaaattttctataaaaaataaagttttgacataattttctatagaaataaaattttgacaaaattttctatagaaataaagttttgacaaaattttctatagaaataaaattttgacaaaattttctatagaaataaaaatgtttaaaaaaattttctataaaaataatatttttacaaaacttattatataaaattttgcaaaaattttctatagaaataaaattttggcaacactttctaatagaaattaaattttgacaaaattttcaatagaaataaaattttgacaaaatgtttctatagaaataaaattttaacaaaattttctatagaaataaaatttggacaaatgaaatgaaatgaaataaaatttggacaaaattttctatagaaaaaaaattttgacaaaattttctatagaaataaaattttgacaaaattttctatacaaataaagttttgacaaaactttctataaaaaataaagttttgacaaaattttctttaggaataaaattttgacaaaattttctatagaaatataattttgacaaaattttgacaaaattttctaaagaaataaacttttgacaaaattttctatagaaataaacttttgacaaaattttctatagaaataaaattttgacaaaattttctaaacaaataaagttttgacacaattttctatagaaataaaattttgacataattttctatagaaataaaattttggcaacattttctaatagaaataaaattttgacaaaattttcaatagaaataaaattttgacaaaatgtttctatagaaataaaattttaacaaaattttctatagaaataaaattttgacaaaatttgctatagaaataaaattttgacaaattttctatagaaatattttgacaacattttttatagaaataaaattttgacaaaatttgaaaaataaaaagttttgtaaaataaatttttacaaaattttctgcataaataaaatgttgacaaaatttcctatagaaataaaaatgtgcaaactAAGATTTgttagaaaatctaaaaaaatgtccAAACCGGTCTAGATTTATatatacgtatacttttacaat
This is a stretch of genomic DNA from Haematobia irritans isolate KBUSLIRL chromosome 4, ASM5000362v1, whole genome shotgun sequence. It encodes these proteins:
- the Rpn1 gene encoding regulatory particle non-ATPase 1: MPEAAKSEKKPAATTSNEKKEQDPKAAEDKKDPSKDEKEQELSDEDQQLQDELDMLVQRLQEPDTKLYLAALEMMAKLIRASTTSMTSVPKPLKFMRPHYETMKNLYKQMPDEKTRYLCADIISVLSMTMGSGKDCLAYRFLCDRSQKIGEWGHEYVRHLSGEIAAHYLDTSGEFRSQLIELVKQIIPYNMEHNAEADACDLLVEIDHLHLLQDYVDESAYPRVCLYLQSCYPYVAEPDNTIILETALQLSRKFNQYTQAMRLALMLNDMDKITEIFKETKDAAVQKQLAFMLARQQVCLELDESFPDYDDLMEIMSNANLNKHFLNLARELDIMEPKTPEDIYKSHLDNARTRFASIQVDSAKQNLAASFVNGFVNAGFGVDKLLSEDGNKWLYKNKEHGMLSATASLGLILLWDVDGGLTMIDKYLYSTEDYIKSGALLACGIVNCGIRNEVDPAHALLSDYIHNQNTSMRIGAILGLGIAYAGSNRSIVIDTLKTVFTTPPSIEIMGITALSLGLIGVGSCNAEITEILLQTIMFLTKSDLKDTFARFLFLGLGLLYLGRQKATEAVMLTLEVVEEPYKSMATTMVDICAYAGTGNVLKIQNLLHICSDHYETSASSEGDDKNKKDKNNKDKEKAEKEKEKSEKDLSATQSIAVLGIALIAMGEDIGAEMAYRSFGNLLRYCEPCIRRAVPLALGLISASNPKLNILDTLSKFSHDSDAEVAHNAIFAMGLVGAGTNNARLAAMLRQLAQYHSKDPSNLFMVRIAQSLTHLGKGTLTLSPYHSDRQLMNPMAVAGLMAALVSLLDVKNLILGRSHYLLYTLVPAMQARMLVTFDEDLNQLQVPVRVGMAIDVVGQAGKPKTITGFQTHTTPVLLAMGERAELATEEYIALTPIMEGFVILKKNPNYVK
- the LOC142237131 gene encoding uncharacterized protein LOC142237131, whose product is MYSYGDSILFDGVSDVYLVSIATALLSFIIAYYYINFPKEENGLEIDQTQNHSQSPGETEDEYLDEDYMQSDDAGSEMESHYKAKDQGDSDGVMHNFDSTTDCDTDYDDDDDEELPIDGLVGKLKSQRVKELEAKLTREQLEEERRVEREQLAAIFELLKKQEAELNMQEIGENELNAQLSLYR